CCGAACAGGTCCGGCCCCTGTTGCCCACCGGCCCCGGCTGCCTGGCGATCGTCACCAGCCGCAACCAGCTCACCGGGCTGATCGCCAACGACGGGGCGCAACCGCTGACGCTGAACCCCCTCCCCCTCGCCGAGGCCCGGGACTTCATCGCCCGCCGTATCGGCGCCGGGCGGCTGGCAGCGGAACCGCAGGCGGCGGACGAGATCGTGGCCCGCTGCGCCCGGCTGCCGCTGGCCCTGGCAATCGTCGCCTCCCGTGCCGCCACCCACCCCAGCTTCCCGCTCCACGCCATCGCCGACGAACTGCGCGAGAGCCACGGCAGCCTGGACGCCTTCACGGGAGGTGACATCAGCACCGATGTACGGGCGGTGTTCTCCTGGTCGTACCAGGCGCTGTCCGCCCCGGCGGCCCGGCTGTTCCAGCTGCTGGCCGTGCACACGGGCCCCGACATCTCCACTCCCGCCGCGGCCAGCCTCGCGGGGCTCACCGTCCGCGAGACCCGCGGCCTGCTCGGCGAGCTCACTCACGCGCACCTGCTCACCGAGCACTTCCCCGGCCGCTACACCTTCCACGATCTGCTGCGTATCTACGCCACCGAATGCGCCCACTCCGAGGAGGAGACGGCAGCCGACCGGGAGCGGGCTGTGGAGCGGATCCTCACCTGGTACCTGCACACCGCGCACGCCGCCTCGCAGTTCCTCACCCCCCAGCGCCCCAGCGTCCCCCTCGCCCCGTTGCCTCCCGACTGCCGGCCGTTGACGTTCACCACCTACGACCAGGCGCTGAACTGGTGCGTGGCCGAGCGGGCCAATCTCGTCGCAGCGGTCGATCACGCGGCCACAGCCGAGCCCGGCATCGCCTGGCGGCTGACCGCCGCTCTTTGGGGGTTCTTCTACCTGCGCAGCCATACGCACGACTGGCACTCCACGAATCAGACGGCCCTGTCGGCCGCTCGCGGCGCCCACGACCGGGCGGGGGAGGCGGAGTGCCTCTGCGGACTGGCCAACGCCCTCACCGTGATGGGCCGCTTCGACGAGGCCATCGACTCTCACCTCCAGGCACTGCCCATCTACACCGAGCTCGGCGACCAGCGCGGCTGCTCGCGGGTCACGGGCAACCTCGGCGACGTCCTGCTGAGGGCCGGCCGGATCGAGGAGGCGATCACGCACTTCCACCAGACGCTGGAGACCGACCGCACCCTTGGCCACCGCTGGGGCGAGGGGATCGTCTTGAACAACCTCGGTGAAGCCTACGTTCGGCTCGGCCGGTACGAGGAGGCCTGCGACCATCTGAGGCAGGCGCTGAGCGTCCAACGCACCATCAACAACCGCTGGGTCGAGGGCGTCACGCTGGTCCACCTCGGCACCGTCTACCAGCAGCTCCAGCGGTACGACGACGCGGCCGAGCACTTTCACCTGGCGCTTGAGGCACACCGGAGCGTCGGCAACCGATGGGGCGAGGCCAACACCATCGGCCTCCTCGCCGAAGTCCATCTCGCCGTCGGCGAGCCGGACGCCGCCCGCACGAACTGGGATCAGGCGCTGAAGCTGCTGGAGGAGTTCGACCATCCGGACGCGGAAGATATCCGTGACAAGCTGCGCGGACTGGACGAGGCCGGGGGACAGGGCGCCGAGGAATCCACCAGCTGACGGCTCTCGGTGAAGGGGCCGGGGGAGTCGTTGAGGTAACGGCACTTATCAGCCCCGCCCCAGCGCTCTGGGCGAATGGGCCCGCGCTATCTTCCTGGCGGGAAGAGTCGCCGAATCTCCCGGCCCTCCCTCCGCACCCCTCTTCCTCTTCAGGCCTTCAGGCTGAAGCCCGCGCGCCGCGGCGGCGCGACCGG
This sequence is a window from Streptomyces sp. NBC_01775. Protein-coding genes within it:
- a CDS encoding AfsR/SARP family transcriptional regulator, which produces MNVSDANPLRVAVLGAVRAWRAEQELALGSPQQRAVLAALLLRRGRPTTIGELVDAIWGEAPPSGAVTVVRTYVSRLRKVLEPRRAAGEAPQVIVSVADGYRVDVPQDALDLAVFERRVAEAKKLRTSGDLTAAGELLHAALEVWEGKPLAGLPGPLAEAERYRLDEQWLNALEARLDVDLELGRHEGVAAELASLTAEHPLRERLCELLMLALYRSGRQVEALAVYRKAKDTLVAELGIEPGPAVLELHARILAADPTLRAPAPSEKAASPPSPADPATPPTTHAARPAHLPADLPVFTGRDTELAQTHALLPRGGKRPTAVVISAIGGMAGVGKTTLAVHWAHEIAHRFPDGQLYVNLRGFDPTSSAMPPDEAIHTFLDALGVPPQQMPGRLDARAALYRSLLADRQVLLLLDNARDTEQVRPLLPTGPGCLAIVTSRNQLTGLIANDGAQPLTLNPLPLAEARDFIARRIGAGRLAAEPQAADEIVARCARLPLALAIVASRAATHPSFPLHAIADELRESHGSLDAFTGGDISTDVRAVFSWSYQALSAPAARLFQLLAVHTGPDISTPAAASLAGLTVRETRGLLGELTHAHLLTEHFPGRYTFHDLLRIYATECAHSEEETAADRERAVERILTWYLHTAHAASQFLTPQRPSVPLAPLPPDCRPLTFTTYDQALNWCVAERANLVAAVDHAATAEPGIAWRLTAALWGFFYLRSHTHDWHSTNQTALSAARGAHDRAGEAECLCGLANALTVMGRFDEAIDSHLQALPIYTELGDQRGCSRVTGNLGDVLLRAGRIEEAITHFHQTLETDRTLGHRWGEGIVLNNLGEAYVRLGRYEEACDHLRQALSVQRTINNRWVEGVTLVHLGTVYQQLQRYDDAAEHFHLALEAHRSVGNRWGEANTIGLLAEVHLAVGEPDAARTNWDQALKLLEEFDHPDAEDIRDKLRGLDEAGGQGAEESTS